One Anthonomus grandis grandis chromosome 13, icAntGran1.3, whole genome shotgun sequence DNA segment encodes these proteins:
- the LOC126744087 gene encoding uncharacterized protein LOC126744087 isoform X1 gives MESSDKLTCLHLLKEKDPSRILRKCLAIIEHQLTQNNWSRQLKTIQQFLFLCQNGLLVKDLPEIVYFTELLLRICVDKKEEFVPVIDELIKILQIPPVLTKTKEVLTFSEEIKEYFDWLGLLIVDLCKNYKLKIIKVVYSLLTTTCSQRKHLSLDTRLDKAHLSNLPDLLGEYIQQVDDEEVYHELLKIIQILINGPKGTCARLLKKSVVCTLIVRLEPKWRERFPLIKPGLPLGSEEITHTERIFQILTKLLEYANNKNMSAPSKFTLWSLQWAFRLFTIKESTKVERNNVLAVLLLLMDIYPDVLVGNLTFAYDIAMLAMNRDIWFHTNWTSDIVLNTSQEDHSCMALLLMCISYFPNCLSGPKVIEECRVVIGLIKLISNQQTIRWQQLQACYLIRLSLNILHKIVPPCPEEFVENGGPLVILELINRSKGRLEVYCFDVVFRSVELLSHLAYNIKSVRECIAYNNGFSIILNLCQEQISVKLIMRKTQLLLSVGICLLEQICSEIDEVLRILPLLISYMKRYVNPVQKEHVQIPNLIIICLSFIWNKVISCEAAGKEFVKMGGVYLMLDIVQVGCMPVKMVALGALIDLCETVQCIPYLITWRKNNQGIKAMLLNVFRQENNDMLVKHDENSIIIDPTLPIMGVVQFFETYCLCKKYVGNAAIADMFISCRPKIYCLLQILDYKQNDTVEIANDCYKLYSEELTVKDQIAYILAENYLALKLCEQWKEIREEFRRLDLEPIPTDEYILNLMADISDKWGKDLQKMQRAILTKYQMKQHKKEQFLYERLRHSNLFDAWESLNQMKFIARCSERLFRVTSNFNLQTQVHQSLKHDNINGEIHRTFPSNLSIACVHNQIIQIPPETYEDSLSVQKPIIVSPFSSGNSSPRLPTDELRGEYLEEDEKRIEKEPGLSVYKSSSLIGAGPSMTILKEFLF, from the exons ATGGAATCAAGCGATAAACTAACTTGTCTACAtctcttaaaagaaaaagatcCTTCCAGAATATTACGAAAATGTTTGGCGATAATCGAGCACCAGCTGACCCAAAACAATTGGAGCAGACAATTAAAAACCATTCAACAGTTTCTATTTTTGTGCCAAAATGGACTG CTGGTCAAGGATCTCCCTGAAATAGTGTATTTCACTGAACTACTTCTAAGAATTTGCGTCGATAAGAAAGAAGAATTTGTCCCAGTTATTGATGagctaataaaaattttgcagaTTCCACCTGTTTTAACTAAAACCAAAGAGGTGCTGACATTTAGCgaagaaattaaagaatattttgactGGCTAGGCTTACTAATAGTGGAtctttgcaaaaattacaaactaaaaataattaaagtggtTTACTCATTACTCACCACCACGTGTTCACAAAGAAAACATCTTTCACTTGACACCAGATTGGATAAAGCTCATCTAAGCAACCTTCCAGACCTTCTAGGGGAATATATACAACAAGTGGATGATGAGGAGGTTTATCATGAATTGTTAAAGATTATCCAAATACTTATCAATGGACCGAAAGGAACTT GTGCaagactattaaaaaaaagtgtagtGTGCACCTTAATAGTAAGGCTAGAACCAAAATGGCGGGAAAGATTCCCTTTGATAAAACCAGGCCTACCACTCGGATCAGAAGAAATTACGCACACCGAACGGATATTCCAAATTTTGACCAAATTGTTGGAATATGCTAATAACAAGAACATGAGCGCACCATCTAAATTTACTCTATG GAGTCTACAATGGGCTTTTCGACTCTTCACCATTAAAGAGTCAACCAAAGTGGAACGAAATAACGTCCTGGCAGTTCTACTATTACTGATGGACATTTATCCAGACGTCCTGGTGGGGAACTTAACATTTGCTTATG ATATCGCCATGTTAGCAATGAACCGTGACATCTGGTTCCACACTAATTGGACCAGTGACATTGTATTAAATACTAGCCAGGAAGACCATAGTTGCATGGCTTTACTCTTGATGtgtatttcttattttcctAATTGCTTATCTGGACCAAAA GTAATTGAAGAATGCAGGGTAGTCATAGGTCTGATTAAGCTTATATCAAATCAGCAAACAATCAGGTGGCAACAATTGCAGGCCTGTTATCTGATCAGATtgtctcttaatattttacataaaatcgTGCCGCCCTGCCCAGAGGAGTTTGTTGAAAATGGAGGTCCTCTAGT tattttagaaCTGATTAATCGTTCAAAGGGGCGCTTGGAAGTTTACTGTTTTGACGTGGTGTTTCGCAGTGTTGAACTATTGTCCCATTTGGCTTATAATATTAAAAGTGTGCGGGAGTGTATAGCCTACAATAATGGTTTCAGCATCATTTTAA ACCTTTGCCAAGAACAAATAAGTGTCAAGCTGATCATGAGAAAAACCCAATTGCTCCTAAGTGTCGGCATATGCCTGCTAGAACAGATATGTTCTGAAATCGACGAAGTGCTAAGAATCCTTCCTCTGCTTATAAGCTACATGAAGCGATACGTAAATCCCGTACAAAAAGAACATGTGCAAATTCCAAACCTAATCATAATCTGTCTCAGTTTTATATGGAATAAAGTAATATCCTGCGAGGCTGCGGGCAAAGAGTTTGTGAAGATGGGTGGGGTGTATTTGATGTTGGATATCGTTCAG GTGGGTTGCATGCCAGTGAAAATGGTGGCATTGGGAGCGTTAATTGACTTATGCGAAACTGTCCAGTGCATTCCCTATCTGATCACCTGGAGGAAGAACAATCAGGGAATTAAGGCGATGCTTCTCAATGTGTTTAGGCAAGAAAATAATGATATGTTGGTAAAACATGATGAAAATAGCATAATAATCG ACCCCACATTGCCTATTATGGGAGTAGTTCAATTCTTCGAAACCTATTGTCTCTGCAAAAAATATGTTGGAAATGCAGCAATTGCTGACATGTTCATCAGTTGCAGGCCGAAAATTTACTGCTTGCTGCAGATTCTAGATTATAAACAAAATGACACTGTTGAAATTGCCAATGACTGTTATAAGCTGTATTCTGAAGAACTTACTGTAAAAGATCAG ATCGCCTACATTCTAGCTGAAAACTATTTGGCTTTAAAACTATGTGAACAATGGAAAGAGATAAGAGAAGAATTTCGACGTTTAGACCTAGAACCCATACCAACAGATGAATACATTCTTAATTTGATGGCCGATATTTCAGACAAATGGGGCAAAGATTTACAAAAGATGCAAAGGGCGATTTTGACCAAATACCAGATGAAG cAACATAAAAAGGAACAATTTCTTTATGAAAGATTAAGACACTCAAATTTATTTGATGCCTGGGAGTCGCttaatcaaatgaaattcatcGCGCGTTGCTCTGAACGGCTGTTCAGAGTAACATCAAATTTTAACCTGCAAACTCAAGTGCATCAAAGTTTGAAGCATGATAATATAAACGGAGAAATCCATAGGACTTTTCCCTCAAACTTATCCATAGCG tgcGTTCATAATCAGATAATCCAGATTCCTCCCGAAACATATGAGGACTCCCTCTCAGTACAAAAGCCAATTATTGTATCGCCATTTTCGTCAGGCAATTCTTCTCCAAGGCTTCCAACCGATGAACTCAGAGGGGAATATTtggaagaagatgaaaaaagAATTGAAAAAGAGCCTGGTTTAAGTGTTTATAAATCTTCATCGCTTATTGGAGCTGGACCTAGTAtgactattttaaaagaattcttgttttag
- the LOC126744087 gene encoding uncharacterized protein LOC126744087 isoform X2 — MESSDKLTCLHLLKEKDPSRILRKCLAIIEHQLTQNNWSRQLKTIQQFLFLCQNGLLVKDLPEIVYFTELLLRICVDKKEEFVPVIDELIKILQIPPVLTKTKEVLTFSEEIKEYFDWLGLLIVDLCKNYKLKIIKVVYSLLTTTCSQRKHLSLDTRLDKAHLSNLPDLLGEYIQQVDDEEVYHELLKIIQILINGPKGTCARLLKKSVVCTLIVRLEPKWRERFPLIKPGLPLGSEEITHTERIFQILTKLLEYANNKNMSAPSKFTLWSLQWAFRLFTIKESTKVERNNVLAVLLLLMDIYPDVLVGNLTFAYDIAMLAMNRDIWFHTNWTSDIVLNTSQEDHSCMALLLMCISYFPNCLSGPKVIEECRVVIGLIKLISNQQTIRWQQLQACYLIRLSLNILHKIVPPCPEEFVENGGPLVILELINRSKGRLEVYCFDVVFRSVELLSHLAYNIKSVRECIAYNNGFSIILNPTLPIMGVVQFFETYCLCKKYVGNAAIADMFISCRPKIYCLLQILDYKQNDTVEIANDCYKLYSEELTVKDQIAYILAENYLALKLCEQWKEIREEFRRLDLEPIPTDEYILNLMADISDKWGKDLQKMQRAILTKYQMKQHKKEQFLYERLRHSNLFDAWESLNQMKFIARCSERLFRVTSNFNLQTQVHQSLKHDNINGEIHRTFPSNLSIACVHNQIIQIPPETYEDSLSVQKPIIVSPFSSGNSSPRLPTDELRGEYLEEDEKRIEKEPGLSVYKSSSLIGAGPSMTILKEFLF; from the exons ATGGAATCAAGCGATAAACTAACTTGTCTACAtctcttaaaagaaaaagatcCTTCCAGAATATTACGAAAATGTTTGGCGATAATCGAGCACCAGCTGACCCAAAACAATTGGAGCAGACAATTAAAAACCATTCAACAGTTTCTATTTTTGTGCCAAAATGGACTG CTGGTCAAGGATCTCCCTGAAATAGTGTATTTCACTGAACTACTTCTAAGAATTTGCGTCGATAAGAAAGAAGAATTTGTCCCAGTTATTGATGagctaataaaaattttgcagaTTCCACCTGTTTTAACTAAAACCAAAGAGGTGCTGACATTTAGCgaagaaattaaagaatattttgactGGCTAGGCTTACTAATAGTGGAtctttgcaaaaattacaaactaaaaataattaaagtggtTTACTCATTACTCACCACCACGTGTTCACAAAGAAAACATCTTTCACTTGACACCAGATTGGATAAAGCTCATCTAAGCAACCTTCCAGACCTTCTAGGGGAATATATACAACAAGTGGATGATGAGGAGGTTTATCATGAATTGTTAAAGATTATCCAAATACTTATCAATGGACCGAAAGGAACTT GTGCaagactattaaaaaaaagtgtagtGTGCACCTTAATAGTAAGGCTAGAACCAAAATGGCGGGAAAGATTCCCTTTGATAAAACCAGGCCTACCACTCGGATCAGAAGAAATTACGCACACCGAACGGATATTCCAAATTTTGACCAAATTGTTGGAATATGCTAATAACAAGAACATGAGCGCACCATCTAAATTTACTCTATG GAGTCTACAATGGGCTTTTCGACTCTTCACCATTAAAGAGTCAACCAAAGTGGAACGAAATAACGTCCTGGCAGTTCTACTATTACTGATGGACATTTATCCAGACGTCCTGGTGGGGAACTTAACATTTGCTTATG ATATCGCCATGTTAGCAATGAACCGTGACATCTGGTTCCACACTAATTGGACCAGTGACATTGTATTAAATACTAGCCAGGAAGACCATAGTTGCATGGCTTTACTCTTGATGtgtatttcttattttcctAATTGCTTATCTGGACCAAAA GTAATTGAAGAATGCAGGGTAGTCATAGGTCTGATTAAGCTTATATCAAATCAGCAAACAATCAGGTGGCAACAATTGCAGGCCTGTTATCTGATCAGATtgtctcttaatattttacataaaatcgTGCCGCCCTGCCCAGAGGAGTTTGTTGAAAATGGAGGTCCTCTAGT tattttagaaCTGATTAATCGTTCAAAGGGGCGCTTGGAAGTTTACTGTTTTGACGTGGTGTTTCGCAGTGTTGAACTATTGTCCCATTTGGCTTATAATATTAAAAGTGTGCGGGAGTGTATAGCCTACAATAATGGTTTCAGCATCATTTTAA ACCCCACATTGCCTATTATGGGAGTAGTTCAATTCTTCGAAACCTATTGTCTCTGCAAAAAATATGTTGGAAATGCAGCAATTGCTGACATGTTCATCAGTTGCAGGCCGAAAATTTACTGCTTGCTGCAGATTCTAGATTATAAACAAAATGACACTGTTGAAATTGCCAATGACTGTTATAAGCTGTATTCTGAAGAACTTACTGTAAAAGATCAG ATCGCCTACATTCTAGCTGAAAACTATTTGGCTTTAAAACTATGTGAACAATGGAAAGAGATAAGAGAAGAATTTCGACGTTTAGACCTAGAACCCATACCAACAGATGAATACATTCTTAATTTGATGGCCGATATTTCAGACAAATGGGGCAAAGATTTACAAAAGATGCAAAGGGCGATTTTGACCAAATACCAGATGAAG cAACATAAAAAGGAACAATTTCTTTATGAAAGATTAAGACACTCAAATTTATTTGATGCCTGGGAGTCGCttaatcaaatgaaattcatcGCGCGTTGCTCTGAACGGCTGTTCAGAGTAACATCAAATTTTAACCTGCAAACTCAAGTGCATCAAAGTTTGAAGCATGATAATATAAACGGAGAAATCCATAGGACTTTTCCCTCAAACTTATCCATAGCG tgcGTTCATAATCAGATAATCCAGATTCCTCCCGAAACATATGAGGACTCCCTCTCAGTACAAAAGCCAATTATTGTATCGCCATTTTCGTCAGGCAATTCTTCTCCAAGGCTTCCAACCGATGAACTCAGAGGGGAATATTtggaagaagatgaaaaaagAATTGAAAAAGAGCCTGGTTTAAGTGTTTATAAATCTTCATCGCTTATTGGAGCTGGACCTAGTAtgactattttaaaagaattcttgttttag
- the LOC126744091 gene encoding integral membrane protein 2B, giving the protein MTVLTNPFSSKKDKLITPLVSDGAAEATTENDVEGQNPTVQRRIIIFPFQVKRVSVATVLCLLILALLGVIFGKLLYLHYMAYLAKVECEDAFNASQGLVRIPLQEDGEDFQENMQIDRENKYETIDVPNFTYGRNGRFIHDFNTNYTGIVDLTGNRCFVMPLDRNTVLPPTSLYDLVHKMWDGYYKVNTQVVRETMKVVLPPITDTSDIGQYIASECQDMTIYKLEKYVSGVVKRSANPEAEAKFGQFAGNGILELNIVNLDSVMEFEKDNKHITK; this is encoded by the exons ATGACCGTACTTACCAACCCCTTTTCGAGCAAAAAAGACAAGCTGATTACCCCATTAGTGTCGGACGGAGCTGCCGAAGCG ACCACAGAAAACGATGTGGAGGGACAAAACCCCACCGTGCAACGCAGAATCATCATATTTCCATTCCAAGTTAAAAGAGTCTCTGTGGCGACAGTACTTTGCTTATTAATTCTTGCCTTGTTGGGGGTCATCTTtggaaaattattgtatttGCATTATATGGCATATCTTGCAAAAGTCGAATGTGAAGATGCTTTTAATGCTTCACAGGGCTTAGTGAGGATCCCTTTGCAAGAGGATGGGGAAGACTTCCAAGAAAATATGCAAATAGATCGGGAGAATAAGTATGAGACAATTGATGTGCCTAATTTTACTTATGGGAGAAATGGCAGGTTTATCCATGATTTCAATACTAACTACACCGGTATTGTTGATCTTACAGGCAACAGATGCTTCGTTATGCCTTTGGATAGAAACACTGTTCTACCACCAACTTCACTCTATGATTTGGTACATAAAATGTGGGATGGGTACTACAAGGTTAACACTCAAGTCGTTAGAGAAACCATGAAGGTTGTGTTACCACCAATTACTGATACATCTGATATTGGGCAATATATTGCATCAGAGTGTCAAGACATGACCATTTATAAACTGGAAAAATATGTTTCTGGGG ttgtaaaAAGGTCAGCAAATCCAGAAGCAGAAGCTAAGTTTGGCCAGTTTGCTGGTAATGGGATTCTGGAGCTAAACATTGTCAATCTTGACTCTGTTATGGAGTTTGAGAAAGACAACAAACATATCACcaaatga